From Coregonus clupeaformis isolate EN_2021a chromosome 2, ASM2061545v1, whole genome shotgun sequence:
ATTTCTTAAAGAGTGAcacattactactgtatattcAAAAGCTGGCTTTGTGATGGTTTGGAATTATTCTCAGATTCCAACAATGTGTGCAAATTATAACCTGTTGTGAtattttaaacaatatttaaCACATGCTGTGTTCTTTTCCAATTTCATTATCATGTTGTGGAAGtttgtgataaataaaatgtCAATGTATATTATAATGCATTCTTTTGATTCATTTTTCAGAAAGACAACCTATGTATGTTTTTATTATGGGTAAAGTTATTAAGTACGCCTGCACTGCTGGCCTAATAATGATTCAATAGGCCCTTGGGTTCATGATGATCTATCTTGAATAAAAATAAACGATTTATGACAATTGTGATAATATTCATTAACAGATAGTCTTGGAATATAACAATTACACTCTTATTCCATTCACTGAGCATTATTGTGAGTTATGAGACTTCCCATCAAGACATGACATTCCAACATCACCTAAGTCAGATattggccatgctttccatctggctaccactaacccggccaccaactctgcaccctctgctgcaacttgcccatgccccccccgcttctccttcacacaaattcagacagctgatgttttgaaagcgctgcaaaatctggacccctacaaatcagctgggctagacaatctggaccctttctttctaaaactagccgccgaaattgtcgcaacccctattactagtctgttcaacctctctttcataacgtctgagatccccagagattggaaagctgccgcggtcatccccctcttcaaagggggtgacactctagatccaaactgctacagacctatatccatcctgccctgcctttcgaaagtattcgaaagccaagttaacaaacagatcatcgaccatttcgaataccaccgtaccttctccgctatgcaatccggtttccgagctggtcacgggtgcacttcagccacgctcaaggtcctaaacgatattataaccacgattgataatagacagtactgtgcagccgtcttcatcgacctggccaaggctttcgactctgtcaaccaccgcattcttattggcagactaaatagccttggtttctcaaatgactgcctcgcctggttcaccaactacttctcagatagagttcagtgtgtcaaatcggagggcctgttgtctggacctatggcagtctctataggggtgccacagggttcaattcttgggccgagacttttctccgtgtatatcaatgatgtcgctcttgctgctggtgactctcagatccacctctacgcagacgacaccattttgtatacatctggcccttcattggacactgtgttaacaaacctccaaacgagcttcaatgccatacaacaatccttcagtagccttcaactgctcttaaacactagtaaaactaaatgcatgcttttcaatcgaacgctgctagcacccgcccacccgactagaatcaccactctcgacgggtctgacctagagtatgtggacaactacaaatatctaggtgtctggttagactgtaaactcaacttccagactcacataaagaatctccaatccaaagttaaatctagaatcggcttcctatttcgcaacaaagcctccttcactcatgctgccaaacatgccctcgtaaaactgactatcctaccgatccttgacttcggcgatgtcatttacaaaatagcctccaacactctactcagcaaattggatgtagtctatcacagtgccatccgttttgtctccaaagccccatacactacccaccactgtgacctgtacgctcttgttggctggtcctcacttcatgttcgtcgtcaaacccactggctccaggccatctataaatcactgctaggcaaatccccgccttatcttagctcattggtcaccatagcagcacccacccgtagtctgcgctccagcaggtatatctctctggtcattcccaaagccaacacctcctttggccgccattccttccaattctctgctgccaatgactggaacgaattgcaaaaatctctgaagctggagactcttatctccctcaataactttaagcatcagttgtcagagcaccttaccgatcactgcacctgtacacagcccatctgaaattagcccacccaactacctcatccctatattgttatttattttgcaccccagtatctctatttgcacataatctcttgcacatctagcattccagtgttaatactattgtaattattctgcaccatagcctatttattgccttacctccataacttgctacatttgcacacactgtatatatattttctgttgtatttctgactttatgttttttttttttttttttaccccatatgtaactctgtgttgtttttattgcactactttgctttatcttggccaggtcgcagttgtaaatgagaacctgttctcaactggcttacctggttaaataaaggtgaaaaaaaaataaaaaataataataataataatattccctTTGTTTGTCAGAGGGCGAAATTAACTTTTCGTGACAGAATCCTTGCTAGAAAAAGGGGCCTGTCAATACAAATTGCACTAGTTGACTGATTACATTTTGCTGTTACAATTAACTAACGATCATGAATTCCAATTTCCAGTCACGAGCAAAGATACGTCTGAagacacagtgccttcagaaagtattcacaccccttggcttttaccacattttgttatgttaaaaaatatttaattgtcatttttgattcaataatctacacaaaatattctgtaatgtcaaagtggaagaaaaattgtaACATTTGTAAAGAATGTATTGAAAAATAAAAGACTAATATACActttatatacaaaagtatgtggacaccccttaaaatgtGTGGATtcagttatttcagccacacccattgctgacaggtgtataaaatcgagcactcAGCCATGCATtctccaaagacaaacattggcagtagaatggccttactgaagagctcagtgactttcaatgtggcaccatcatagaataccacctttccaacaagtcagttcgtcaaatgtctgccctgctagagctgcccggtcaactgtaagtgctgttattttgaagtggaaacgtctaggagcaacaacggctcagccgcgaagtggtaggccacacaagctcacagaacgggaccgccgagtgctgaagcgcgtctgtcttcggttgcaacactcactaccgagttccaaactgcctctggaagcaacgtcagcacaagaactgttcgtcgagagcttcatgaaatgggtttccatggccgagcagccgcacacaagcctaatatcaccatgcgcaatgccaagcgttggctggagtggtgtaaagtgtgccgccattggactttggagcagtggaaacacgttttctggagtgatgaatcttaacgatacagcatacaatgacattctagatgattctgtgcttccaactttgtggcaacagtttggggaaggccctttcctgtttcagcatgacaatgcccctgtgcacaaagcgaggtccatacagtaatggtttgtcgagatcggtgtggaagaacttgactggcctgcacagagccctgacctcaaccccatcgaacacctttgggattaattggaatgccgactgcgagccaggcctaatcgcccaacatcagtgcccgacctcactaatgctcttgcggctgaatgaaagcaagtccccgcagcaatgttccaacatctagtggaaagtcttcccagaagagtggaggctgttatagcagcaaagggggtaccaactccatattaatgtccatgattttggaattagatgtttgacgagcatgtgtccacatacttttggtaatgtagtgtatcttgattagataagtattcaaccccctgagtcaatacatgttagaatcacctgtggcagcgactacagctatgagtctttctgggtaagtctctaagagctttgcatacctggattgtacaatatttgcacaatattcttttaaaaattcttcaagctctgtcaagttggttgttgatcattgctagacagccattttaagtcttgccatagattttcaagctgatttaagtcagaactgtaactaggccaatccggaacattcaatgtcaccttggtaagcaactccagtgtatatttggccttgtgttttaggttattgtcctgctgaaaggggaatttgtctcccagtgtcttttggaaagtagactgaactgggttttcctctaggattttgcctgtgcttagccctattacgtttatttttatcataaaaaactccttagtccttgctgatgacaagcacacccataacatgatgcagccaccaccatgtagAGTGTATGAagagtgatactcagtgatgtgatgtgttcatgatgtgttgttttggatttgcctcaaacataatgctttgtagtTAGAACAGTTCGTTTCTTTGCCACATTGTTTGCAGTTTTAATTTAGTTCCTAATTtcaaacaggatgcatttttGGGGAAAAAAaatttctgtacaggcttcctgcttttcactctgtcaattaggttagtattgtggagtaactacaatgttgttgatctatcttcagttttctcctatcacagccatttaactgtTTCAAAATCACCATTGGTCgcatgttgaaatccctgaggGATTTCCTTCCTCTCAGGCAACTGGGTTAGGAacgacgcctgtatctttgtagtgactcaAAGGGATAATCTATGTCTGCTTTTTTTAGTTGTTTATTTACCcatataccaataggtgcccttctttgtgaggcattggaaaacctctctggtctttgtggttgaatctgtagttgaaattcactgctcaactgagagaTCTTACCGAAAATTGTATGTGtgcggtacagagatgaggtagttgttcaaaaatcatgttaaacactattattgcacacagagtgagtccatgcaacttattatgtgacttgttaagaaaaagtttactcctgaacttatttaggcttgccataacaaagggtttgaatacttattgactcaagacatttcagcttttcatttttaattaatttgctaaaattccactttgacattaaggggtattgtgtgtgggccagtgaaaaaaaatatatagttaatcaattttaaattcaggctgtaacacaaaaaaatgtCAAGGGctgtgaatcctttctgaaggcactgtacgtatTCATGTGTGGTGCTAGTCCTCCCAAAAAAAGGCGGCGGAGGTCTTCTTATAATTACGGCCAGGACTGCTTTATTCACCGGAAGTAGTTTTGTGTACTCTGACAAACACGTCACAGCTTGTCTGATCAATTATctgatttttttcaaatttctccTTCTGTCTTTTATCTCGCCGCTGGTATCAATGTCAACAAAAATGCAGGCTCGTTTGTCTTTACAGACACAACTCGCTTCCATAATGGACGTGCTTGCTAGAGCGGCCGTTGCCGAGATCAGTCAACTCTTTTCTGAGAGCTCGGCTGATTTGCACTTGGAGATTTCTCGCAGCTACAAAGACAACGAAGCGCTGAAGAAGAAGATGAAGGGGATGAAGAGCGAGCTTTTCTCCCTGCGGCTACAACGGGCGAGTACACCGCGGGGCAGTCGTTTTTCTTTCGGCAGAACTTGCTGCAGGCCTCGGGCAAAACTCACAGGTTGGTTCAGGTTCTCGAAATGCTGCTAGCTGGGCGACCAGTCAATTGATCATAGTATGTTGGAAGGGGAATGGTTTTTGACCTTTGCTCTTACTCATAGATAAGACACCTGAGCGCCATGCGGCTGTTAACAGCAGGGATGATGCTTCTATTACATCCACAGTCAAAAAAGAGGTGTGGCAATAATAGCTCATCACACATTTCTGACATaggctactactactatataaATATTTACATGTCTGACTGACTGTGTAAATGTGTGACTGTTTTATGGTTCAGTGTGCAGTTGTGGAGAGTCCAGATGTCATCTTGATAAAGAAGGAGGAGGGAGCTGAGGATGACTTTGGAGGATGTGGGCCAGATGCAGGTgtgtggaggaggaagaagatgaTGGGATGGTATATAGACAATTGACAACCAGATAACATTATAATTTTGTTTTCTGTAGGTCATGACGATATTGGTGGTGAGACTATTGCCATGGTGACTCCACAGCTGGAACATGTCACCCAGAGACTAGGTCAGGATGAAGGACCGTACAGCATGAGTGCTCATGGTCGAGGTGAAGGAGCGCTGTGCAGCGTGAGCGGTACTGAGAACTACCCTTTCTTCAGAGCCCCAGAACTGCCCCAGAGATTGCCCTCACACTCTAGTCTGCTGTCTGACCACACTGTCAACCATCAGATACAGCTGAACACTCATTCTATTGGGGAACCACTGCCAGGCAACCCTCCAATGAGGGGGGTGCAAAGTGACAGAGGGGGTCTGCCGACAGGGGATACAGGAGGACGGGGTCTGAAAATCATCCAGGTAGCTTCCCTAGAAAGCACCCCAACGACCCCAACAACAACCTTGGCAACAGGGGGTGCGACTGTGAGGCGCCCTAGTCTTGTAAACCAGTTCCAGCGCCACCACGTACCCCACAGTACCAAGCCATTGCTCTGTAGCGACTGTGGGAAGCGCTTCTCTCGCCGGCTTGACTTGATCCGCCACCGGGCGGTCCACACAGGAGAGACGCCTGTCATATGCAACCTGTGCGGGAACTCGTTTGTCAACAAGACAACTCTGAGGGTCCATATGCGcatccacacaggggagaaaccgtACATGTGTTCCCTGTGTGGGAAGGGCTTCACCCAGAAAGGCAGtctgaccatccacctgaggacCCACTCTggggagaaaccctacagctgcTCCCACTGTGGAGCCTCATTCAACAACCACAGCAACCTGCGCAGACATATGGTCACACACCTAGAGCAGGCAGGGACGCTGACACTCTGATACATACACACTACCTCCCCGGTGGAGCTTTGGGTTCTTTCTTTCTTcagctctctcattctctctctgacTGTGTTCCTCTTGTTGTCTCACTTAGCCCCAGACTCTTCATTCCCTGTCTCCcatcttcttctctctttctctcctccacaGTTGTCCCCCTTTCTGTTGTCTATGTCTCTGATCTAGATGCACATACTacttaaagtggcaatcagcTGTTGAAACAATAACGGTGATCTCCCCGCCCCTGTTTCATTAAAAGGCTGAAGGATGGGGCTAGAGAAAtggaaccactctcaaattcatagacagagctatggatgcaaggactgaccatccatcatatcaaaattatagttttaaccatgttttgaggctgtatagtgtttgtttacatttactttgtctATAAACATTGGCGTAAAAACAAGCttacagtgcagtcggaaagtattcagaccccttgacttttcccacattttgttatgttacagccttattctaaaattgatttaattgtttttttccccctcatcaatctacacacaataccccataatgacaaagcaaaaacaggtttttagacatttttagggtcgttgtcctgttggaaggtgaaccttcgcctagtctgaggtcctgagtgctctggagcaggttttcatcaaggatttctctatactttactccgttcatctttacctcgatcctgactagtctcccagtccctgctgctgaaaaacatccccacagcatgatgctgccaccaccatgcttcaccgtagggatggtgccaggtttcgtccagacgtgacgcttggcattcaggccaaagagttcaatcttggtttcatcagacatgagaatcttgtttctcatggtcttaagagtctttaggtgtattttggcaaactacaagcgggctgtcgtgccttttactgaggagtggcttctgtctggccactctatcataaaggcctgattggtggagtgctgcagagatggttgtccttctggaaggttctcccatctcctcagaggaactctagagctctgtcagtgaccattgggttcttggtcacctccctgaccaaggcccttctcccccgattgctcagtttgcccaggcggccagctctaggaagagtcttggtggttccaaacttcttccatttaagaatgatggcggccactgtgttcttggggaccttcaatgctgcaaaaattgTTTTGTAcgcttacccagatctgtgccttgacacaatcctgtctcggagctctacggacaattccttcgacctcatgccttggtttttgctctgacatgcactgtcacctgtgggaccttatatagacaggtgtgtgcctttccaaatcatgttgaatcaatgtaatttaccacaggtggactccaatcaagttgtagaaacatctcaaggatgatcaatggaaaccggatgcacctgagctcaattttgagtcttatagcaaaggttctgaatacttatgtaaataaagtatttctgttttttattttgactaaatttgctaaaatttataaaaacctgtttttcgctatgtcattatggggtattgtgtatagattgatgaggaaaaataatgtaatccattttagaataaggctgtaatgtaacaaaatgtggaaaaagtaaaggggtctgaatactttccgaatgcactgtatattttgggttctgatggggtggacagttgaactaagctcatggggctcataagttatattcttcaagaatcaatgggtacatatcattaatttataagtcaaaaaaatggatgtagcaactgcagatttctCCTTGAAAGTTACTGTACAGCTAGTTTCAGTAAGTAGCCTACTCTGGCCCAAATGAATAAACGGTGTGTTTTGATATGAAGGAATGAATGAACAATGCTTTTTTTCGAACTCACTGGCTGCACCATAGTTGTTTATCGTTTTTTCCTTGAGTGCAGCATTGCCTTCTCTTCGCAATCTTGTACAGTGTGGGTTTTTAATCTAGAGATTCTTCACTATCGCGGGGGTCTCTTCAGGAAATTGGCCATTTGACATAAAGCTTCCACAGTCATTTTAAGGCAAATAGCAGAGCATGAGGCAGACTTTGCCAGCTGTTTGATCTAAAAGCTTGTCTAAAAGCCTCAGAAGGATATAAAGGACAATTTGGACCAAGTAATTGCAGCTGATTATCCTACTAGGAGGCAGACAGTGCCAGCGACAGACAGCCTACTGATGCTGTCATCCACCTAAACAGGGAGACAAATACTGTATTGGCAGCATATGATTAAACTCCAGTTTTATGGTTTTCTGTTTGCATGTGTCAGAGCTTAGTGTGTTAATGTGGAATGCTAATGCATTATTGTGGATTACTGTTCAACTTCAATTTATTGTTCTGAGGCAATCAATGGGATGATATCagaggtatgtgtgtgtttggatgGGGGACTGGGAGGAGAGGCCAGGGACATTCCTTCAACATCAACCCTTGAACCAACccaattgtatatatatatatatatgattattTTTTATGTTCATTCAGTTGGATATTTGTGAAGAAGTTCATTTCTATTGTGCTGTGTGATGCTGAATGTTCATTCTGTAGCTGAAGACACCATTACTAGGGCGGGAATGATATAGGCTAACTGTTATCCGTAATTACGGTAAAATCCATCCTTTATGCCCGCCCTCTCCCCCCCGGCCTATCTGTTCATCTTTGCTCCCACCGTGCTTGACCGAGAAACCAGAAAGAAGGAGGAGAAAAGGTGGATAAAGTGAAGAAAATAAATACGTTGGGAAGGGACAGGGAATACGAGACGTATAGGTaagtaaaataaaacatacaAGCGGATTGATGGGATCATTTGACAGTTTTACTTTAGTTCGCAAACCGCAGCGTCGGCAAGGAGTGGTCAACTGGGGCACAGATCACGACTTTTCCACTGCCCGTGTGAGTGATTGTGGTTAAAACGCCCAAATTCCGCTCAGCACGGATAGCCAGCTTTACGCCTGTCTAGTAGGCCAGTGTCTCCACCATAAGTAGAGGTGGAGGACCTGTTATCTAGCTACCAAATATTTTAACAAGCGCAGAAGGTTTGTTTAAATTGAAACACAAGACTCTTCGCTGTGTTagcaactaacgttagctagcttgcgcTATTGTAGCTACGTCAAGCTAACTAGCGCGGCTACGCGCAAAGAAATGGTTAGCCAAACAAGCTAGCTAACTGGTCAAGCAACCAAAACTAGCCGAGAGTTTTAGAAACATGCTGCACCCTTGCAATTCAAAACTGACCAGCTAACTAACGTTTCCATTGTTTTGTTAGCTAGTTGAAATTgcagctaaattagctagctagccaccgttGAATATGCCATGCATCGATTGATCTTTTGTTTGAATTTTACATTATCCTTGCTTCAATCGACCTCAGTCAAATTAGAATTTGAGCAAAATAACATCTTTAGCTAGCAGTTTAGCATGATTCTTCGTAGGAATGTGCTTTCTGGTTAATGTTAGGGAGGGTAAAATAAACATTAATTTTAGAACTATCAATGATACAACAGACTCTCAGAAGCACTTTGTTTAATGTCTGTAGGCCTTACCATTGCTGACAAATTACAATTTGTGTGTCCGAATTCTGGGTCAAAAGGTCGCGGGAGATAATGCACAGGTCACGATGGCAAAGCCTTTTCCAAAAATTGCACCAAAATTACAGGTGGACTCAAATGAATAAACAAACTCAAATATCTCAAGATATGAATGTCCTATCAACATTACATTTTCAAGGGGTTATACAATAGTGAGCATGTTAAAATGAAATAtaattgtgtgtgtatatatatgtgtatatgccAATTGTTTTTAATATGTGCATATTTCATGTTGTATGCAAGAAATCATTGATAAATGAATACCCCCCTCAAAGTTATTTATTTTGATGTACTAATGCAATTATGCTGTGTTCAAGTCATGTTGGAAATTtggaaatgtccgacttgctaacCTAGGAGGAAGAGTCTGATCCCAAGTTTCCCACTTGCATTCATTTGAATTCTGAGGTCTCATACAGGCAGATGTCATTACAGTAGGTGCATATCTTAAGTTCCATAGTGAACATGCAAACAATACAGGCCTATGggccaagatggcgaagtagtgcagttctgtttctgtcgtgtgtctgtaaatagcctgtaaatacccagtttctgactttgtttttttttaccccatatgtaactctgtgttgtttttattgcactactttgctttatcttggccaggtcgcagttgtaaatgagaacctgttctcaactggcttacctggttaaataaaggtgaaataaataaaaaataaaaaattaatatcaAACAAAAACAGAATGAGCATCTGTACTTTTCACACAACcaatgaactgtgtgtgtgttacattatATACAGACTAATTGGTCAGAAGAGGTAGATGTGGCATCCAGACAAGCTAGGTACGTGTTAAagggaaataaaaaaaaaaaaattctacttCACATTCATAATCTCCAGCAGAACATCATTGTGAAAATGGcgggtttctatgttttgttgtaaaaaagacagaggaagataactgtttccaatgacatcaaccaattagtaggcaatgcctactcataattggttaaaatcacacgaTGCACACCGATGTCATTGTAAAAACGTAACTGCCTCTatcttaatttttttatactacaGAACATAGAAACGCACACAATTTTCacatgttggggtggtgctggagatgaataTGGAGCTGAcatatttttaaatttttttatttatttatttcacctttatttaaccaggtaagccagttgagaacaagttctcatttacaactgcgacctggccaagagaGAGCATTttttgaaatgtccctttaaacaTGGGGAGAATATCAAACAAAACAGAATGAGCATCTCTCACACAACAACCaatagtgtgtgtgagagagagagatgacatttGATGGTTCCAATGTAGACTGCAATGAGAGTTTAAGCTCTGAGCATAATGATCATGGGCTCACATTACCTTGACATCTGTCCCACCTTTTACCCCTCCCTCACTTAGActagtgtgtgtgttatacttACAGTATAACAGATTAATTGGTCAAAAGAGAGGTAGAAGAGGCCACCCAGACGAACAAGATATGTTAAACATGGAGAGAATAAAGGTGTATTAATATCAAACATATCCCTGCCTACTACTTAATTTATttcgtttctttctttctttctttcgtgtGCTTCCAGGGCAACTCATTCGTTTGACTAGCTACTATGCAAGACTGAAATGTTTCACTTAGACAGCTAATTACATGCTTCACTGTGACGCCTTCGCTCATTAACCGGTAGCTTCTGTGTTCATATCTTTAGTACCTGAAGGGTGGTGAAAACAGCTCTATTTAAAACGAGGGGACCAACAAGCATACAGTGCTGACCACACCTGACATAGGTAAGGGTATTGCCGGTTGAGTTATACCATGTTTTCTCCCCATGTGAAGGATTATAAGATAAACCAAGGTCTGAACAAGTTCTCCCTCAACCATTTTTAGTTAGAGGTGTTGGCTATGACCATTTTTTGTTATTACCAGTTAGACAAAGAGTGAATGGTTGgacaatatatatacactaccggtcaaaagttttagaacacctactcattcaagggtttttctttatttttactattttctacatagtagaataatagtgaagacatcaaaactatgaaataacacatatggaatcatgtagtaaccaaaaacaaatcaaaatatattttatatttgagattcttcaaatagctactctttgccttgatgacagctttgcacactcttggcattctctcaaccagcttcatgaggtagtcacctggaatgcatttcaattaacaggtgtgccttcttaaaagtaaatttgtggaatttatttccttcttaatgcatttgagccaatcagttgtgttgtgacaaggaagggaagggaaggggggggggtatacagaagatagccctatttggtaaaagaccaagtccatattatggcaagaacagctcaaataagcgaagagaaaccacagttcatcattactttaagacatgaaggtcagtcaatactgaacatttcaagaactttgaaagtttcttcaagtgcagtcgcaaaaaccatcaagcgct
This genomic window contains:
- the LOC121536917 gene encoding zinc finger protein 229-like, translating into MSTKMQARLSLQTQLASIMDVLARAAVAEISQLFSESSADLHLEISRSYKDNEALKKKMKGMKSELFSLRLQRASTPRGSRFSFGRTCCRPRAKLTDKTPERHAAVNSRDDASITSTVKKECAVVESPDVILIKKEEGAEDDFGGCGPDAGHDDIGGETIAMVTPQLEHVTQRLGQDEGPYSMSAHGRGEGALCSVSGTENYPFFRAPELPQRLPSHSSLLSDHTVNHQIQLNTHSIGEPLPGNPPMRGVQSDRGGLPTGDTGGRGLKIIQVASLESTPTTPTTTLATGGATVRRPSLVNQFQRHHVPHSTKPLLCSDCGKRFSRRLDLIRHRAVHTGETPVICNLCGNSFVNKTTLRVHMRIHTGEKPYMCSLCGKGFTQKGSLTIHLRTHSGEKPYSCSHCGASFNNHSNLRRHMVTHLEQAGTLTL